The DNA segment ATATTCCCAAATCACAATCCTGTTGCTTTAATTTCACAGTTTGCCAGGAATGAGCATGGTTAacttacaattacaattaaatgagtttaattcagttttaattgtTATGTTGGTGCTTCAGAAAGCAATGATACAGACAAAACATGAGTTGACTGGAGCCACGTGTTACAGAAGGTTATTCTGAGATGGGTTGTTCCTCATTTAGCCCTCCTGTGTGTTCAGCCGGGCTTTCAGATGCTGATCCAGTTACTCAACAGTAAAGGCTGAGCTCATACAGCCACACCCACTCCATGACACCCAGATAATAACACACTAATAAGCCTTGACGGACAGAGTCATGGTACCCTTTGTAGATCTGATCTTTTAATTTGGCTCAACTTAGTGCACACAATAACTATTAATAATGTGTGATCCCTCCTTTGTTGGTGTAAACAACCTATGTATGATTTTCTTGTAGATGTAGCAAACAGATACACTGTAATCTCACCTGTTCTGCTGTTGGAAGATGGCCACTGCAGCAGAGGACCCGCACCTGGGCTCAGGCCCAGATGAGGACGATGCGTCTCTGTCTGGGAATGAGTCTGATTCAGAAAGCGTCCTCTCCGATGACTCTGTGTTTCCAGAGTACCTGCCGGAGAAAGCAAACGGGCGTCCGGCGTCAACACTGTATCAAGCATGCGCCCGAAACGAACCCAACTCTCTGCGGAGAGTTCTGGAGAGAGGGGTCACAAAAGAGGAGGTCATGGAGCTGGATATCAATGGCTGGGTGAGAGTCTCATTCATAATAATTCAGAACATGTAAATCACCTCACATGATCCTTACTGTTGACCGTCACCAACAGAACGGCTTGATGGTGGCTTGCTGCAAAGGTTTCGTGGACATTGTGTACGGGCTTCACAACTGTCCCTTCATGGACATCAATCAACAGGACAATGAAGGCAACACCGCTCTGATGATCGCGTCCCAAGCAGGTAAATCGTACCtacacaccaaaaacaaaacgaGTACAACACAAGCAAGGGAACTACCTTTaatcagctttaatttgatCTTGATTCAAACTCTTCATCTGAGTCTCTGAAGTGAGACTTTTTGGAGAACcagtttaaaaatgtcacacattttctgactcattttctgattttctgatcCCTTTTTTGTCTCCAGGTCATGTCAACACAGTCATGTACCTCCTAAACTACTATCCTGGTATAGACACAGAAATAAAGGACTGTCGAGGGTTCACAGCCCTCATCAAGGCTGCTATGACCGGCCGCAATGACGTCGTCTCTGCCCTCGTTATGGCTGGTATGTAAGAACAGGGGCACCATGTTAATGTTGATACATCTTGACctatttattgtcatttattgaCCAGTATTTCACAACTTTAAATGCCCTAAACATAATTATAGTTTCACACAAGAAACagtcacttttaaaaaataatatgtCCAAATGTTTCTTGACAGAATTTCAGGCATTCAAAGACTTTACAAACACTTTACTTTGTAGCTTTCAGTGACAGTGTTTCTCACGCAGGAGCTGCTGTGCTACTATATTATTAAGTCTTTATTTGAACCCTGACATTAGCCCATTAACCAGGACTCTTTAAATGAACAGTTACAGCACTGGTGGTGAGAATAGCTGATCCCACGGTTTACCTGTCCATATTTGTAGCCGGCTAACTCTGCGAGTGTACGTGACAGTGACGCCGGACGAGTTTAAGGGATCATTCTGAGGGTATTAACACCCTCCAGTACACACTACAGTAATCTCTGATTTACTCTAGTCTTGCAGACAGGTTTAGAAAACCTGTGCAGTCCACAAACAGTGCAGCCACAAGTGGCTAAtctaaaccaaaacaaatattttcttgattaattaacaaaaaaaaaaggcatttatgtttactgtatgagaaagaaaagctaATATCACATCTGATAAGCAAAGGACTGGAAGATATGATCTCATATCATCAATTATAACTATGTTATCATTGATGTTACAGCATGACCCGGTCATGGTATGACAGCCCCGCCCAGCTGGACTTCTGGGTTCGACTGTGGgctaacagacacacacacacagacacaggtgttATAAATGATACTAaataaggttcagttccattcaggtcaaacagagtcagggtgctgctgtggtggactgaaccttaattagtatcactggtaacacctgtgttgaccccaCTATCTCGTGTCAAAAGACGATCTATTAACAAGTGAACAAGTGTGTCAGTTTGTGAGCTTGCACAATACCAGAGCCCTGCAACTGGCAAATCTAAATGTAATGGAGCCATTATTAATGTCATTAATTCCATCTATATGTTTCCTGCTTTGAAAACGAACTACAGGCTCGAACCTTTGATGCCATTCGTTTGTATCTCTTTCCAGTGTAATTATATAGAATTTAGACAATATTTTGAAATCGATAAGTAGATTTAAGTTGGtatgaaatatataatgttGGTACATTATCCATCCAGTAATTTCCTTCCTTGGTTATCTGGGGTCGAGTCGTGGCAGCGGCACATTTAGCAGCATCCTTCTCCACAGCAACCACATTCTAGCTCTGATTCTTGGGGGATCCCGAGACATTACCAGGCTAGATGGGCTTATGTAGTCCAAAGGGAGGCACTCTAATCAGAGGCCCGAACCACTTCAGCTGGCTCCTTCGTGTTGAAAAGAGCAAGCTGAGGTAGTTTTCCATTTATGTGATTTGGCTTGAGGGTTCTTGCATATCTAATATATTCTTGACGGTTCACTGACTACAGAGCCttcattaaagttattttacacACAACAGGTGCGATGTGAAAAAAGGCACGTGCATGCTGTGTATTGCCAATATTTTGTTGAGGCCTATTTGTGGTAGGGATTTTGGCAGAGAACACACATAAGTGTAAGTATAATTAATCACTGGTATGGCACTACGGGGACATTTACCCGTAAACTGGAACAGAGCCATCGTTAATGTGATTAACAGCACCTGTGCTTTTTTCTGCTACGACAAGCCAAAATGTCAGCCATGAAAAAAGACTATCAGGCCCCTCTGCAGAGCCGAATAGCGCTAAAAAAAGATGGTGAATGcattattaattttaaaattaaaatgaacccTTGCTCCCTCTAATTCCTTTGCTCTACCGTCTTCATTTCAAGGGGCTGACATACATGCAGTAGACTCCGCCAGAGGAAAAAGTGTTCGGGAATGGGCACTGAAAACAGGCCGCTATGAGACCCTGCAACGTCTCCGCCGCCTTAATTTGAGCCCAAAAGCTGAGCAGTTCTGTGAGAGTTATGTCCCCGAGTGGCCCGAACTCAAGGAGAGGGTAGCCTACGCCACAGCTGAGAAAAGTACCACGGAAAGAATTAGCCAGCggatcaaaaacacatttggatTCAGATTTCCTCGTGACCCTGAGGACAATGGGTGCATGGACCACATGGTGCGCATGACCACCAGCATTCACAGTCCCCTGATTTCAACTGGATGTCGTCCACTCTGCCCTACAAGCCCCCCTGAGGTGGGGAAGAGGCGCCTGGCCGTGCCAGAGCTGATGAAGAAACACCCAAATAAGGAATTAGAAGAGAGGTCGGTGTGCCACAGCAATGGCTCAGTATCACACCTCATTCCCTCAATCCAGTCCGCAGAAGGCATCGCCACAACGTGCTGCGCCGAGGCCGAGCGGCGAGAGAGCATCCTCTCATTGGCTGCTACCACCAAAGCTGCTACTACATTCATCCCCCGCAGTATGGCGAGGAAGAACAGCGTATTCCCGTCTGGCTGCATCCCCAAGATCAACATCAGCAGGCCTATAGATGCAACgccaaagaaagagaagaagaagaagcaggacaaACGCTTCCTGGAGCCACCCAAGTGGAGGTACAAGCAGAtcaaggaggagaaaaagaaggagaagaagaaagcagagaaagaaaagacacagacggagaaacaaaaggagaaaaagaaagacagcaaAAAGGCCAAAAGCTAAAAGTGTCTGAAAAAAAGTGTGTTAAACTTTCAAACCAAATATCCTGGAAATATTCAGGAAGCATTAACCTAAAAGGGAAAATATATGAGAGACCTCCTAAACCTGAATCGTTGGAGACGTGCACTGCAGTGACTCTTTGAGTTTGAAGCTTTTAGCCTCTAAACGTCTCAAGGTTGAGacaaatattacatatttttttgagTTACGAtagaataaaagtttatttttccatGACTGTATTAAAGATTTGTAGAATCAAAAAAGTCTAAAAGGACCTTTTTAAGTGGTTATGATACAATGCATCAAACCCATGTTTACTGATTTACCATTTATGGTGTATAATTACCTCATCATCCACATGAGACAGGCATTGTATCGTATTGTATGTATACAAATATagctatattatatattatagctaattcatattgtgttttatgtgattttaaaaatatatatagtttgtgTTGAATTGTAACCATGTGTGTAGCAAACATGCATCAAAATGGAGCATCTGTTTAATCATTTCTATGTTTAATTGCCATTTTCTGATACTGCCAATAACATACTCTCATCTCTTTTTATTAACTACAGGAGTGCAGGAGtgatttaactttaaataacaaataaatgtgacagtgGAAGTCCCAATTAAATTTTCTCCCAGGGGTTTGTAAACTGAGATTTCGACTTCTACAATGAATCTTAATGTTACtctgtaatatactgtatgcagaaaTAAGCTACTCTTTGTCAACAAGTTCACAACAAGACGAcaatgtgtatgtctgtgtcgTATTTTCAGCTTGTTCTGGTGCCCccaagtggacaaaaaaaaagccaaaggtGTACTCAAATCTTTCACTTAagtaatactactactactcctagtagtaataataataaactttatctATATAGCACCAGCAAAACATGCTAACAAAGCGTAAAACCATCCACactaacaacaataacattaagttaaataatagaataaaatgtgccataaaaataaaacagatcaaTTAAaggtatattttaaaaagtcatttaaaagatGACACAGACTATAGTTTAGGAGCCCTGACTGTAAAGGCTTTGTCACCTTTGTGTTAATATCTGGACTGAGTAACAACCAGGAATAACGCCTCTCAAGGAGCGAAGGGGGGAGATGGGACACTAAAGGTTCGGCTAAATAACCTGAGGCAAGGCTGAagagtaaaaatacaaacacaccgTTACAAGTAATACATCAAAATATCACTGGATTCCTATTAGTGATGGATTAATGTGTAGGCATCACTAATTCTGGTGAAGGTGAGGTTAATTTCAACTAATTTATATGCTGCTGGGTAGCTAAGCATCATTTATTAGTTAAATAGTCCattaataagataagataagatagacttgtcacagcagcttgtatacaAAATGactcatgaataataaatatatagaaaaactTCATGAAGTCTTGCTGGTGtgaaagagtctgacagctggtgggagtagcagtctgttgctaaGGGAGATGTTTAAGGTCCTCCGAGGTCTCCTGCAACATTTGCAACTAATACTGTCGAAGAGTAAAAGAtaaaagtaatataatatatatatatatatatatacagtgctTCTCAAAAGTTTGTGAACCTCTTGAGCATTTTGGAGTTTTCTATTGTTTCACCCTGATTTCCTTATTTAATCAAAAccattatttttatatgaaataacaGGTGCAGGTTCATCAATTAAATATACTCTTTAAATCAATCAATTGTGCAGTCAAGACTAAATTTGTCCGGTCAGCTGTTTATGTAACGCTACATAAATACTGATAGCTGTATCATTTATCCAGGAGCTTATCAATATTTCTGTACTGTCCATTCAAGGAATCGATACATGTTCCTGCTACATCACTGAAAACTGAatatatctctgtttttttaaagagtgttTTACTAATTTTCTGAcaataatcaattaatttataatatatttgacAATTTAATCTTGTTAGCTGCAGCTCTGGAACTTATTTATGGCAGGACATGATTTATTTTGCATCAAtaacatgaattattttatcTACCTATTGTACCTATAATCAGTTTTTAACTGAATTATTGGGAAATTAACTAGCAATATAAACACATATGATCTGTTATACTCCTATTCTGTCCtacatatcattattattattgtcttatACACCAAATGGGATCATAAACTGtgagaaaaatatttatttaatttcagcagaaataagtgaaatagtttCCTAAAGTTTTTGCATATAGCAGCATTTTTTATTGAACTGAAGCCAAATGAGCCCACACTCATGGACATTtgtcctgtcagctgtttatGTAACGCTACATAAATACTGATAGCTTATCAATACTTCTGCACTGTCCATTCAAGGAATCGATACATGTTCCTGCCACATCACTGAAAACCAAAAATCTTTTCAGGTTTTCTGTTGGACAAAGCATTTTTAAAGCCTGTTATAGTCATTTTTCTGACAATATGTGTagtaatatttgtgttttatatattttcattattaacaTGAAATAATACTCCTACTCTGTCCtacatatcattattattattgtcttatACACAAAATGGGATCATAAACTGTGAGAAATAATAAGCAAACTTGATATTAACAGCTGTGTattgagatagatagatagatagatagatagatagatagatagatagatacttctGTACTGTCCATTCTAGGAATCGATAACGAATCGAACTAAATTTCTTTTCAGGTTTTCTGTAGAACAAAGCATTTTTAAAGCCTGTTATAGTCATTTTTCTGACAATATgtgggagggggaaaaaacaataaTCGATTAATTTGCCAAATGAATCATGAAATAATTGTTAGCGGCAGCTCTGGacttgattatttattttgcatcaaTAACATGAACTATTTTATCTACCTATTATCAGTTTTCAACtgataaatatagaaatataaacacatattatCTGTTATACTCCTACTCTGTCCtacatatcattattattattgtctaaTACACAAAATGGGATCATAAACTGTGAGAAATAATAAGCAAACTTGATATTAACAGCTGTGTATTGACTTTAATCTCCATTATCTACCTCTTGTACCTATAATCAGTTTTTAACTGAATTATTggggattattattattattattattgtcttatATACAAAATGGgatcatagatagatagatagatagatagatagatagatagatagatagatagatagatagatagatagatagatagatagatagatgtgtgtg comes from the Larimichthys crocea isolate SSNF chromosome VI, L_crocea_2.0, whole genome shotgun sequence genome and includes:
- the ankrd33ab gene encoding photoreceptor ankyrin repeat protein — protein: MATAAEDPHLGSGPDEDDASLSGNESDSESVLSDDSVFPEYLPEKANGRPASTLYQACARNEPNSLRRVLERGVTKEEVMELDINGWNGLMVACCKGFVDIVYGLHNCPFMDINQQDNEGNTALMIASQAGHVNTVMYLLNYYPGIDTEIKDCRGFTALIKAAMTGRNDVVSALVMAGADIHAVDSARGKSVREWALKTGRYETLQRLRRLNLSPKAEQFCESYVPEWPELKERVAYATAEKSTTERISQRIKNTFGFRFPRDPEDNGCMDHMVRMTTSIHSPLISTGCRPLCPTSPPEVGKRRLAVPELMKKHPNKELEERSVCHSNGSVSHLIPSIQSAEGIATTCCAEAERRESILSLAATTKAATTFIPRSMARKNSVFPSGCIPKINISRPIDATPKKEKKKKQDKRFLEPPKWRYKQIKEEKKKEKKKAEKEKTQTEKQKEKKKDSKKAKS